A segment of the Frankiales bacterium genome:
TGACCTCGACTGGATCTCGCTCATCGCGGGAGCGGCCTTCGCCGGACTGGCCCTGCTCTACCTCGTGGCCACCTCGACCGACCTGACCGTCGACGCCCGGATCGTCTGGCCGGTGCTGTTCGTGGCGCTCGGCGCCGCCGGCGTGGCCGCGGCGGTGACCGCCACGCGCCGCGAGGAGTCGGCCTACGCCCGGGCGCAGGTCTCCGAGGCCGGCACCGCCGTCGCCGTGCCGGACCTCGGCGACGCCGGGGTCGGCACGCCGCCCGACGACGCCCCCGCGGACCCGAACGGGCCGCCGGGTCACGGGGGCTGACGGGACGGGAGACCGACGACGGGACGCGCACCACGCGCGTCCCGTCGTCGTCGCGTGGGGCTGCTCTCAGCCCAGCAGTGCCAGCACCCGCTCGCGCACGCTCGGGTGCAGCCGCTGCACGAGCGCGTCGTCCACGCGCGCCCGCAGCGCGCCGTTGACGGCGGAGAACGCCAGGCGCAGCGCCACGAACAGCGTGAGGTCGAGGATCGCGGCGTCGTCGAGCCCGATCGAGCGCAGGGCCGACACCTGCTCCGGCGTCGTCGCGCGGGGCGCGAGGGCCAGCTGCCGCGCCCACGCGGCCAGCGCGCGCTCCCGCTCGGTGAGCGGCTCGTCCCGGCCGGTGAGCACCGCCGCCGAGACCTCCGGCGAGCCGAACCTTGAGAGCCGGTCGCCCCACGCGGCCGAGCAGTAGGGGTCGCCGGCGTGCGAGGCCGCGGCCGACACCAGCACGCCCCGGTCGACCAGGTCGAGACCCACCCGGTCGACGAGCTCGCCGAGCAGGGCGAAGAGACCGTCCAGCGCCGCGGGGTCGTGCATCCACAGCCGGGTGGCGTTCATGACGAAGCCGAGCTCCTCGACGTCGTCGTCGATGAGCCGCTGGCCCTCGGGCGTCAGGGGTGCGGACCCGAGCAGCGACGCGTCGGCGGCCGGCGCGGGCGGCGGCGCCGGCTGCGGTGCCCGCGCCGTGAACGCCACGACCGGGAGCACGGCGCGCAGGGGCAGGCCGTGGCGCACGCGCTCGGCGGCCAGCTCCTCGGCGTGGCGGAGGAACTCCTCCTCCCCGATCGCGCGGATCGCCTCGTAGGCCGGACCGGTCGAGGCCAGCGCCCGCGCGTAGCCCTGCGGGTCCGGGAACTCCCAGGCGAAGGGGACGTCATGGCGGCGGACGTCGGTGAACCCGTGGTCGGCCAGGGCCTGCTCGCCCACGCCGGGGCGGCCCAGGGCGTTCATGGCCGACTGGTCGGCGAGCTTGTCCGACGGCGCGAGCCGGAAGGGCGCCAGCGCCCACGAGCCCTCGGCGGCCTTGAGGTGGCCCCACACCGTGAGGCAGAGCCGGCCCGAGGGCCGCAGCACGCGGCGGACCTCCTCGAGCACCTCCGGCGTGGTGCCCCAGATGCCGCGGCAGCTCGTCACGACGTCGAAGGAGGAGTCGGGCCACGGCAGCGCCCGCATGTCGCCCACCCGCACGTCGCCGTCGGGCACCCGCTCGCGGGCGACCGCGACCAGGCGCTCCGAGGCGTCGATGCCGGCCACCCGGGCACCGGCGACGCCGGCCAGCTCGAGCGCGAGGCCGGAGCCGCACGCCACGTCGAGGAGGCGGTCGCCCGGGCGCAGCCGGGCCAGGCGCTGGACCGCGACGTACTCGCGGCAGTTCGCGGGCTCGGACAGCGAGGCGAAGTCGGCGGCGCGCCGGCCCCAGCCCTCGTCGACGGTGAGCCACTGCTCGGGCTGCGGCATGCGGTTCTCCTCGGTGGGTCGGCCCCGCGCGGCGGGACGGCGGTGTCGGGCGGTGTCGGGCGGGCGCAGGCTGGTGCGCCGGCGCGGGCGGCGTGCCGGGCGGTCGCGCTAGATCAGGCCATGGCCGGCGGCGTAGGCCGTCGCGGCGGCACGGGTGCCCAGCCCCAGGGCGGTGAGGATGTTCGAGACGTGGCGGTGGACCGTGTGCTCGCTCAGGTGCAGGGCGGCGGCGATCTCGGCGTTGGTGCGTCCCTGCGCGATGAGCCGCAGGATCTCGGTCTGCCGGGCGGTGAGGGGCGAGGCGTCGGGGCCCGCGCCGAGCAGCGACCGCGCCCGCTCGAGGTGGGCGCCGGCCGCCAGCGCGGCGAACGCGTCCGCGGCCAGGAGCACCTGCTCCCGCCCGGACCCGCGATCGCCCTCGGCGAGCAGCGCCTCCCCCAGGCGCAGCCGGGCCTCGGCCTCGTCGAACCGCAGCCCGGCCGAGGCGTAGCGGCGCACCGCCTCCGACCACCGCGCCACGGCGTCCGGCCCGTCGTGCAGGGCGGCCTCCACCGCGGCGGCGTGGCCGAGGAGCGCGTCGGTGCCCACCAGGTCCGCGGTCTCGCGCAGCTCGTCGGCCACCGCCGCGGCCGTGTCGCGCTCGCCGGCGGCCAGGGCCGCGGCGGCCGCGGCCGGCAGCACCGCGGCGCGGGCGAGGCGGTGGGCCGGCGGGATCTGCGCGAGCTGCTCGGCGAGCATGCGCCGCGCGGCGGGGGCGTCCCCCCGGGCCAGACGCACGAGAGCCCGGCTCACCACCGCCTCGGGCACGAACTCCGCCTGCGCGAGCAGGGCGTCGGCCTCGTCGAGCCGGCCCTGGCGCCGGCGCAGCTCGCCCAGCTGCGCCACGGCGTCGAGGCGCGAGCCGCGCTGCGACCCGGCCAGCCGGTCGAGGGCGCCGGTGAGCTCGCGCTCGGCGTCGGGCCAGGTGCCGCGCGAGACCTGGAGGGAGGCGTACTGGATGCGGCAGACGTTGAACAACGGGCGCAGGTCTCGGTCGAGGCAGATCGTCTCGACCCGACGGCACCAGTCGGCGGCGCGTTCGACGTCCTGGGTCTCGTGGCAGGCCACGATCAGCCAGCAGCAGATCTTGCCCATCCACATGAGGTCGCTGACGTCGCCAGCGGTGGCCCCGGCGACCGCGGCGTCCAGGCGTGCCATCCCCTCGGCGAGCTGGCCCCCGCTCACCTGCGCCAGGCCGGAGAACGCCTGGCCGGCCAGCTCGAGGTCGCTGTCGCCGAGGCGGTGGCCGAGGTCCCGGGCACGCTCGGCGGACGCCTGCGCGGCCACCTGGTCGTGGCCGAGGGCGAGCGCGAGCTCGGCCTCGCGCACCGCGAGCCACCCGTGCTCGGCCGCCTCGGGCACCGCGCCGAGCAGGTCGCGCGCGCGCCGTGCCCAGCCCTGGGCCACGGCGGCGCCCCGGCCGAAGAGCAGCGAGTCCCAGGCCAGCGCGGTGGCGGCGCGGGCCGCGCCGAGGTCGTCGCCCGCGGCGCGGTGGCAGCGGTAGGCCGCCTCCCGCGACCCGAGGCAGACCTCGGCGTCGTCCTGCCACCACGCGCATTGCGCCAGTCCCTCGAGGGCGGCAGCGTCCTCGCCGTCGGCCAGCACCGCGCGGAAGCCCGCGGCGGCCCCGGCCCAGTCCCCCTGCGCCAGCGCCGCGCGGGCCGCGTCGAGGGCGGAGGGGCCGGCAGGCACGGGCTCAGCCTCCATCGGGGCGCGCGGGCGCGGCAAGACCGCCGTGAGCACGGTGGTCCTCAGACGCCGACGCCGGCCGCGAGGGCGCGCAGGTCCTCCGTGGTGAGCGGGGTCCCCGCGATGGCCCACGA
Coding sequences within it:
- a CDS encoding methyltransferase domain-containing protein, which codes for MPQPEQWLTVDEGWGRRAADFASLSEPANCREYVAVQRLARLRPGDRLLDVACGSGLALELAGVAGARVAGIDASERLVAVARERVPDGDVRVGDMRALPWPDSSFDVVTSCRGIWGTTPEVLEEVRRVLRPSGRLCLTVWGHLKAAEGSWALAPFRLAPSDKLADQSAMNALGRPGVGEQALADHGFTDVRRHDVPFAWEFPDPQGYARALASTGPAYEAIRAIGEEEFLRHAEELAAERVRHGLPLRAVLPVVAFTARAPQPAPPPAPAADASLLGSAPLTPEGQRLIDDDVEELGFVMNATRLWMHDPAALDGLFALLGELVDRVGLDLVDRGVLVSAAASHAGDPYCSAAWGDRLSRFGSPEVSAAVLTGRDEPLTERERALAAWARQLALAPRATTPEQVSALRSIGLDDAAILDLTLFVALRLAFSAVNGALRARVDDALVQRLHPSVRERVLALLG
- a CDS encoding helix-turn-helix transcriptional regulator; amino-acid sequence: MEAEPVPAGPSALDAARAALAQGDWAGAAAGFRAVLADGEDAAALEGLAQCAWWQDDAEVCLGSREAAYRCHRAAGDDLGAARAATALAWDSLLFGRGAAVAQGWARRARDLLGAVPEAAEHGWLAVREAELALALGHDQVAAQASAERARDLGHRLGDSDLELAGQAFSGLAQVSGGQLAEGMARLDAAVAGATAGDVSDLMWMGKICCWLIVACHETQDVERAADWCRRVETICLDRDLRPLFNVCRIQYASLQVSRGTWPDAERELTGALDRLAGSQRGSRLDAVAQLGELRRRQGRLDEADALLAQAEFVPEAVVSRALVRLARGDAPAARRMLAEQLAQIPPAHRLARAAVLPAAAAAALAAGERDTAAAVADELRETADLVGTDALLGHAAAVEAALHDGPDAVARWSEAVRRYASAGLRFDEAEARLRLGEALLAEGDRGSGREQVLLAADAFAALAAGAHLERARSLLGAGPDASPLTARQTEILRLIAQGRTNAEIAAALHLSEHTVHRHVSNILTALGLGTRAAATAYAAGHGLI